The Dioscorea cayenensis subsp. rotundata cultivar TDr96_F1 chromosome 16, TDr96_F1_v2_PseudoChromosome.rev07_lg8_w22 25.fasta, whole genome shotgun sequence sequence GATTACACAGTTATGCAGCAATTAATCAGTGGAAAGAAGATGTTTAAAAGAGACCAGTGGGTGGCATCATCAGCAAAAGCCAGAGCTGGATCGAGGTTCATGCCAAGTTTGCTTCCTTGAAATGCTAGCTCAAGTTCGCCTGAGAAACGTTGGTTGCCGGGTTGTGAAATATGACTGAATTCAATTGGGTGTTGCATTGCTTCTGAGGTTCCACTGGCTTCAGGAGGTCCTTTGAACTCCCATGAATTGGCCATATAATTACTAGGCATGCCTGGTTGCTGCACCACATGGGACATGTCAAAGCTGGCGTTTGCCGGTATCACCGTTGGAACTTGGTTTTGTGTAGTGGTGCTGCTCCGTGGCTGATGAGTTGAcagaagagagagagcacagCTGGAGTCAGAGATTCCAGCAAGAGATTCACGGAAAGAACTCGAATTCTCTGGTGGTACTGAGAACATAGCACTGTTTGTGTTTGGTGAACCTCGCATTGATGGACCGAAACCATGAGCAGCAACTCCACTGGTCCAAAGCATTTAAACCACCTTGCCATTGATGATTGCCAACAACCCGATTGCCTGACCTGTTTGCTAGCCAAGCATCTCTGTCGTTACCCGCTTGCTTTGCATAAGTGAAGTCCATCATAAAGCTCCTGAATCTACCGCTATCTTCTGTCAAAACATTATGAACTAGTTAAGAGATTTTTACTTGAGAAAACTTCATAAATCctctcaaaaacaaaagaaaccaaGTCAGAGAACTCAGGGACATTTTGATGTGTCTAACCATGGCCAGATGATGACAGCCGTCCATTGCGTGATATGGATCCAGGAGGTGGCTTCCTCCTGCGCTCATTATGTCCGGCTAAACGTCTACGACAACTTCGTTTCCCTTGGTCAAATTCAGGTAATTGGTGGAACCTGTACAGAGTACAAGAGACATGCACATCAACACACATACACATCAAGTAGACACAGCACGGACAAAAACTTAACCATTACAAAGATCATTAGGGTCCTATGGAAGCAAAACAAGCAACCATCAATTGAAGGAGCAGATCAAAAGATAAATGGTTTTTAGAATTCAATGGTATCTGGACATGCCCATGGAATTACTGGATGCCAGGATGATACAGGTTATATGGTTCACGAGATGTTCAGCGGATTCAACCATGTCCAACTAGAATACGAATATGTTTCAATTgacttaatttaataattgtgtGATAATAAAATAGAAGCCATTCGACTGAAGATGTAATTGGGACCACAAAAGATAGCAGCACCATGCAAACTATGCTTTTATATTCAGGATGCAGTTTACCTTGAAACTGAAGCATGTTCAACTGGCAGAGAAAATTCTTGCTTCATTAATTGCATGAAACTTTAATTGATAAATCTTGTAAATTTGTATTAACCTATTCGCATctaatgagaaataaaaatgaaaatgaggaaATGAGACCAACTTGATTTTCTACTGCTCAAAGAGACTGACTCAATGCATGATCAAACTGAtgacatcaacaacaacaatactcCACTCCGCACCAAAAAGTTCAAAGAGAGATCAGGTGTAGGTGTACTGACAAATTAAACCAGATTGCAGTCAAAAGTTTAAATACATTCTCAAAAGCAGGGTTTGACATTATATGAGAGTTCCAAAGTGGAATAAACAAGTGAAGTAGATATAAATGACTTGAAGAAACCAGACAACTTTTCATGCTATTATTACCAACAAAGTCACAGTAATGGACATGTCACCGACATAAATGTTAAACCCAAAAAACCTCTACCTACAAAACCGAAAAAAGGGACAAGAACTTTCTACTGAATATCAAAGCCAAATACATAGCAACATGTTCTCTTAATGCTAAACAAGGTAAACTGGATAATCAATCAACTTCTCTTCACAGGTTCTATAGGACGAAAAATTCTTATATGACATCGAAATAAGAAACACAAGCTCATAGATTagctgaagaacaagaaaacaGGAGCAAAAATGGATGAAAAAGAccaatattgatatatatatatatatataactgaaaCTAAGCCTACCTAATCAGCAGTATCAATCAAATGTATGTTTGAGAAAGATTGATCAAGGCCAAACACACCATATACCTTCTCTTTCACACACTAATTGCGTCATTTTTTTGAAGTGACCCATGACCtaacaaacaactttttttattatggagagaaaaggaagaaaaaccCCTTGAACAAACAATCTCCAGATGATCTCCCAATAGTAACAGGAATAGGAAAGAAAGATGCAAGCTTTCCCTCAGAATTCAAAGACAAGGTTGATGCGAAGCtatcaatcaataaaatcacacTTGTATGCAATTAGCAAAGCCCTAGAAATGAAACCAACCAATCAACCAAACATCATtaacacaatcaaacaaataaagaaacaaacaaacaaattggAAGAAGAGGAGCACGAAAAAATCAAACAGAGAAACACAAGAGTGTTTATTGAACACTGACCTGCTGCACTGCTGACAGAACCTCTGTTCCAAGCCAGCCACAATGACCTTGGGGGACTTGGAATGCATACCACAAACCTTGTGCTTGGAATAGTAGGCCTTGGTATCACTGAGATCCACATTGCAGCCCTCCACTTGACACCTTGGAGGCTGCTGCACCCCCTGCACTCCGATCTTCCCCTTCTTCGCCGGCGCCTGCCCGGAAGAAGCCTTAGAGGAGCTCCCACCACCGCCCCCATCCTCAAAGTAGAtctttttcccaaacttgagccCGTTGAGAGAGTCATTGGAACCACAGGCCAGAGATGCCGGCAGAGAGCTTGAACCCATATCCATcaccctctctttctctctctctctctctctctactgCTCCTTCATGactaaagagaaaagagagagagagagagaaagagagagagagacaaaagaGAAGTGGTATTCTTTATAAAGCAAGTGGGGCACTCTTGTCTCCATCCTCGGTCTCTTCTACACCTCGCACTACTGTTACTACTGCAAGTTAGTCAATAATACATACATACCAAACTTGTACACGTATACTGTCTCTTTCATTCATCCAATCTCCAGGCTCTTTGTCCAGAAAAGATggtgacttttttttaatatttgagggGTATGGAATGTGGATGTATGTGTTGGAAAAGCACTGGCTTTTTAGGAGGGGGATCTCCTCCCTTCTCATTGTTctgtcttctttttctctttctctttccaaAGCTTGGGCCTTTGACAAGATGCCATGCATGTTTCCCAATCCGCCTTTTTGAACTGTGTTTGAGCGGTGAAAGAGAGAATCTTTTGGTATGAGCTTTGGATTGCCTGCCTCGGAAGTGAACAGTGAACAGTGAGGCCCCTCATGTCTTGGTTGGGAGACTGTGCATATGCAGCCGGCCACGTGTGCAATTGTCTCCCTGGTTTGAATGGGACTTTTTGTGGTGGGTGACAGTTCCAATGCCATGGAATGGATTACcagaaaatgaaatgaattgCCTTTCTCTCTAGTTTAATTACCATCATCCATTGGGGACTGTGTAGAAAAATGAACACGAGGGGTACCTAGTTGTAGGTGGCTCTGCTTCGTGTGGATGAACATGGGGAGCAGGTGGTTCAGGTGCTGCTCATGCTCACTCTCATTCTCTACTCCTAAGTCTCCTACCATCggccatccatccatccattaGACAAACACGAACCAGACCTGCCACTAACTACTATTTCTGAATTAACAAACTACAAGTCAAGAACTAAACTAACAAGAATTCATGTGTATGCATGCTCTGCACCAGTGCTCATGAACATCCATGTGATTTGATTTGTGGAACCTTGCTAATAAATAGACTATATAAAGTgcaagggagaaaaaaaaaaatttacagtaGGCACTAGCCATTGAGTAGCAATGGTGCATGTTCAGAATTAATCAAGTTAAATAAATACCATTGATTGGTTCTCACAAAACCAACCTCCTTATCTGCAATTACCCAATTATTGACGATTGAAATGTTGCAATGGACCTCCACTAATCAACTCATCAAATTGTTCTTATCTAAACTAGTTGTCGTTTCTGTCCGGGATATCCTCCTACCTACTTCAACGCGCAAGCGCGCGTGCTTAAAATATATACCTTAATAATAATGACATATGAATTAAGATGCAGACTGACAGAAACCTCAATCCAACTCACGGATAACAAATAGgcttgttattaatattatccACAATTTGTATAAATAGTAAAATGCAGTTTTCAAGCACCGTGTTTATAGCAATTGTAATGGAGGTAGTGATTGCCATCAATTGTTAAAGCATAAAGTCAACTTCAATAGGAGGGTTTTTAGTTCATTGTTCTTATGTTATAAATCAGACTGTTTCGTCTCTCTTTGCTGACAAGACAGCCACTTGGAAAAATTGATAAGCATAAGTCTAATATTATATGTTGTGAAATGCAGCTTCGTTGGTTTTTAGGCTATGTCTAATAAAAGGCAAAAAAACAAGTTTGGAGAAATTTCTTTATGCATCATGACTCTATCGCCCTTCTAGTTGTCCCAATGAACCACATATTTCTTGGTTTCTATTTAATACACTCCAGAACAAAAACAAACTCAAGCATCAAAAGAGCCTCAGTGATCCACACAGACACAAGACTCCAACAAAGGCACCACTCAATCATGTCAGatgtaaaaaaattcatgacTTGAAGATCAAATGAGTAAAAATTAAGGAGAGCGACAGTAATGTTTGTTCATTAAAGATGGATGACTGGTGTTAAACAGTACACCGTTGTGAATGCATTCAATGGATAATGAAGCAAAGATGAGGGTACACTGAGTCCTGACTCCAGACACAAAATAAGGCATGATAAGAACACCGTTGCCAGTTTGAGAAATCACAGCAATCACCTTGAACCATCCACATGAAAAGCAACAAAGTCTATTGGGTGCCTATACTAACTGAGAATCAGCATCTTTATAGCAGAGAAAACTCAGAAAAAGAGTGACTGTACTATTACACAAAtgtatgaaaaaaacaaaggttcAATCGGCAAATTGCAGCTAATTGTAACCGAGACACTTCTTAAAATATAGTTGAGTCCTCACCCAGTAGCTGCAATGCACACCAACTCAGTTCATAGTCTCCCTGTGGATGTAAGAACAGCACTTTTCCTCTGGAATTTCATCCAGTCTCAGTTGCTTGACACTCAATTTGCTCTCTCTGGCATTCCTAGCATTTAGCAAAaacaccaagaaataaatcttgTTGAATATAAAAACGTGAAGCTCATTTCAACATGCTTGGTAAGATAAGAACAACCtgggaataaaaaaacttcatGGTTTTTGCTGCATAAAAACGAGAATCCAGTGACTCCAGTTGTCGTGGATGGTAACCCAGGTTGATCTTTCTTTAAACCCATATATGAAGTTTGAGGGTTGATGTGCAAAGCCAGAGGGAGCATTCCCATAAGTTGTGGGGTATGATGGTAAGGCATGCGTATAAGAAGCATAGCCTACTGGGTCTGGGCTGACGGCATGAGACTTCCCCTGTTGTGTGAATCCATGTTGATAGGGAAGGGCTAGCGGGCCCATTGACATTGGTGCCTGTGTTTGTATCACTTTACTCTTGTGCGAGTCTGCAAGCTTCACTGTGATGTTCCTTCCCTACCAACAAAATCAGGCAATGGAATTAACAAAAAACACACGATACATAGAAAACACTCTGAGTAGCAACTTCTACCATAATGAATGCAAACTTGGTGAAAGGTTATGGAATA is a genomic window containing:
- the LOC120279128 gene encoding UBP1-associated protein 2C-like → MESAQRALQEPSKLIDGRLAVCNLACEGLSSGSVSTDLALRKIYIGGLSPEISSETLLKFFGRHGEIEEGSVAYDKETTKSKGFGFVTYKTVEAAKKALDDPNKSLGGRNITVKLADSHKSKVIQTQAPMSMGPLALPYQHGFTQQGKSHAVSPDPVGYASYTHALPSYPTTYGNAPSGFAHQPSNFIYGFKERSTWVTIHDNWSHWILVFMQQKP
- the LOC120278772 gene encoding LOW QUALITY PROTEIN: squamosa promoter-binding-like protein 14 (The sequence of the model RefSeq protein was modified relative to this genomic sequence to represent the inferred CDS: deleted 1 base in 1 codon), encoding MDMGSSSLPASLACGSNDSLNGLKFGKKIYFEDGGGGGSSSKASSGQAPAKKGKIGVQGVQQPPRCQVEGCNVDLSDTKAYYSKHKVCGMHSKSPKVIVAGLEQRFCQQCSRFHQLPEFDQGKRSCRRRLAGHNERRRKPPPGSISRNGRLSSSGHDSGRFRSFMMDFTYAKQAGNDRDAWLANRSGNRVVGNHQWQGGLNALDQGVAAHGFGPSMRGSPNTNSAMFSVPPENSSSFRESLAGISDSSCALSLLSTHQPRSSTTTQNQVPTVIPANASFDMSHVVQQPGMPSNYMANSWEFKGPPEASGTSEAMQHPIEFSHISQPGNQRFSGELELAFQGSKLGMNLDPALAFADDATHWSLLNIFFPLINCCITV